In Festucalex cinctus isolate MCC-2025b chromosome 5, RoL_Fcin_1.0, whole genome shotgun sequence, a single genomic region encodes these proteins:
- the nipbla gene encoding nipped-B-like protein A isoform X3 has product MNGDMPHVPITTLAGIASLTDLLNQLPLPSPLPATTTKSLLYNGRIAEEVNCLLGCRDENLASQLAHGLNQVSTEHIELKDNLGSDEPEGDAPLLLQTMLARNPGIFREKNVMQQPMVQQYKITQNSMHSPAQSTNFQPAAISPNPSSRFVAPQTGSSSRYLGQQNSPVPSPYTPQSPAPGYIQQYPHQQPPSYNQHQQIQQVSVASPMVPGSIRNIHEGKVSGQMANTANHHSDRHGADDYLNIVHRLGSEEGDSALRNPSFPLRSPQSGCSPAAGDGTPKSGSRPPLILQSPPPYVSSPREGGLDQKQQLQQRKKIPTVKEEKDMYDIVSSPNKDSTKLTLKLSRVKSNESDPPGDAVPGMDHNSDNMEAELGFQQVPVLQQNLGARHQQAPQQAGGATGLQPPSSPYDEVELDALAEIERIEREAASEKCSKEVQDKDKPLKKRRQDSFPLEPGAGAPGGPTGAPGSGPAGGGNAGKLTPQEATAAGNGASRPPLMVSIDLQQAGRAHGQLDPCLVAPVPALEAQRWPEEPASGPAAVEGSDTASRLNPDGRPEVIKNRVDKLDGRRDSRESSKHRHDDKSSDRRAEMPKSSGRGEHGWDRDRESDKDKRHRSETDDTRSRSDRDRMGFRVASVDCSSHRQDGLKPAATPSGAKLPDSFPAHLLGGQSGALKNFQIPKINRNKHCEVPAESHLWGQPKVKLERLGLVQDFEKRPKPVVVLKKLSMDQIHRIIRHSRSGKSRFSGKSGKSGMDPAILKELPPELLAEIESTMPLCERVKMNKRKRSTINEKPKYAEVSSDDDANGESGRKRQRRDKDRTWDFEERERRASGEHRRSGAKEGRRGSGSRYRDSSEDDSPPPSMSDVARKLKMKEKQKKRKAYEPKLTQEELMDSSTFKRFLTSIDNILENLEDVDFTTMAADDDEIPQELLLGKHQLSELGSESAKIKAMGITGRIPSDKLVKLLNILEKNIQDGAKLSTMMNHDHDAEDEERLWRDLIMERVTKSADACLTALNIMTSAHMPKAVYIEDVIERVLQYTKFHLQNTLYPQYDPVYRVDPHGGVLLSSKAKRAKCSTHKQRVIIMLYNKVCDVVSNISELLEIQLLTDTTILQVSSMGITPFFVENVSELQLCAIKLVTAVFSRYEKHRQLILEEIFTSLARLPTSKRSLRNFRLNSSDQDGEPMYIQMVTALVLQLIQCVVHLPNDKDTLEEYDSKVDQDVLITNSYETAMRTAQNFLSVFLKKCGSKQGEEDYRPLFENFVQDLLSTVNKPEWPAAELLLSLLGRLLVHQFSNKQTEMALRVASLDYLGTVAARLRKDAVTSRMDQRSIDRILQQSQGSDETQQLQKALLDYLEENSDTDASLVFARKFYIAQWFRDATTEAEKSMRNQNPKEDDSSDGPQHAKEMETTGEIMQRAEKRKKFLRNIIKTTPAHFATLKMNSDTVDYDDSCLIVRYLASMRPFAQSFDIYLTQILRVLGESAIAVRTKAMKCLSEVVAVDPSILARSDMQRGVHGRLMDNSTSVREAAVELLGKFVLSRPQLTEQYYDMLIERILDTGISVRKRVIKILRDICLEQPTFSKITEMCVRMIRRVNDEEGIKKLVNETFQKLWFTPTPAHDKETMTRKILNITDVVAACRDTGYDWFEQLLSNLLKSEEDAAYKPAKKACVQLVDNLVEHILKYEESLAENKGVNSTRLVACITTLYLFSKIRAQLMVKHAMTMQPYLTTKCNTANDFMVICNVAKMLELVVPLMEHPSETFLATIEEDLMKLIIKYGMTVVQHCVSCLGAVVNKVTHNYKFVWACFNKFYGALNKLKSQHQEDPNSTTLIVNKPLILRSLFTVGALGRHFDFDLEEFKGPAKIIIKEKVLELLLYFTKHEDEEVKTKAIIGLGFLVIMHPSQMFVPEVKSLYNGILADSASSINLKIHILKNLQTYLQEEDTRMQEADREWKKLSKQEDLKEMGDISSGMSSSIMQLYLKQVLEAFFHTQSSVRHFALNVIALTLNQGLIHPVQCVPYLIAMGTDPEPSMRNKADQQLVEIDKKYTGFIHMKAVAGMKMSFNLQQSIEISRKTIVRGFRQDETNSALCSHLFSMIRTNRQHRRAFLISLLNLFDDSARTEVNMLLFIADNLAYFPYQSQEEPLFIMHHIDICLSVSGSNLLQTFTELLLKEPRRKDKVKEWKSTSDGEDDEERMNCNSPGSIEGQNSEDDDVVRRPKKPRKPVDDSDNSESDLDDLNVDDTDRVMRRLPDNPASLLDFANSVQGILLLLVLKQHLKNQYGFSDGKIQKYSPTESAKVYDKAVNRKVNVYFHPRQTLDFISNNMARATLTEDVKRRIVKQYLDFKVLMEHLDPDEEDEEGEASASANIRNKAINALLGSSGPLSGPSPRNQAGPETDDDYSDSDERTPGSSRRSRRMGDPSDPGRMSETVEVMDVIALCCPKYKDRPQIARVVHKTPSGYTIHWMAGSYSGPWAEAKKRDGRKLVPWVDTIKESDVIYKKISLTSNHKLSNKVVQTLRSLYAAREGGAS; this is encoded by the exons ATGAATGGGGATATGCCTCATGTTCCCATCACCACTCTTGCTGGGATCGCTAGCCTGACAGACT TGTTGAACCAGCTTCCCCTTCCCTCCCCCCTCCCGGCCACCACCACTAAGAGCCTCCTGTATAATGGGAGGATCGCAGAGGAGGTCAACTGCCTACTGGGCTGCCGGGATGAGAACCTAGCCTCCCAACTCGCCCATGGCCTCAACCAGGTCTCCACAGAGCACAT aGAGCTAAAGGACAACCTGGGAAGCGATGAGCCCGAGGGAGACGCGCCCCTGCTGCTGCagaccatgctggccagaaaccCTGGCATCTTCAGGGAAAAAA ATGTTATGCAGCAGCCAATGGTACAACAGTACAAGATCACCCAAAATTCCATGCATAGTCCGGCCCAGTCGACAAACTTCCAGCCGGCAGCAATTTCTCCCAATCCTTCAAG TCGTTTCGTGGCCCCCCAGACAGGCTCTAGTAGTCGATACTTGGGCCAGCAAAATAGTCCGGTTCCCAGTCCCTATACACCCCAGAGCCCCGCCCCTGGTTACATCCAACAGTACCCCCACCAACAACCACCCAGCTACAACCAACATCAACAGATACAGCAAG TGTCTGTGGCCAGCCCGATGGTTCCAGGAAGTATACGAAACATCCACGAAGGCAAGGTATCAGGGCAAATGGCCAATACCGCCAACCACCACTCAGACAGACACGGCGCTGACGACTACTTGAACATCGTGCACCGGCTGGGCAGTGAG GAGGGTGACTCCGCCTTGAGAAATCCGTCATTCCCTCTGAGGTCGCCACAGTCCGGCTGCTCTCCAGCAGCAGGTGATGGGACACCCAAAT CAGGTTCCCGTCCCCCGTTGATTCTGCAGTCGCCACCTCCGTATGTGTCGTCGCCGAGGGAGGGGGGACTGGACCAGAAACAGCAGCTCCAGCAACGCAAGAAGATTCCCACCGTGAAAGAAGAGAAAGATATGTATGACATTGTCAGCTCGCCAAACAAGGACTCCACCAAACTTACGCTCAAGTTGTCCCGGGTCAAGTCGAATGAGTCTGATCCACCGG GTGACGCCGTGCCAGGCATGGACCACAACTCGGACAATATGGAGGCGGAACTGGGCTTCCAGCAGGTGCCTGTTCTCCAGCAGAACCTGGGAGCCCGCCACCAACAGGCCCCCCAGCAGGCCGGGGGAGCCACTGGTCTCCAACCTCCTAGTTCCCCTTATGATGAGGTGGAACTCGATGCCCTAGCTGAAATCGAGCGGATAGAACGGGAGGCGGCAAGCGAGAAGTGTTCTAAGGAAGTCCAAGATAAAG ACAAGCCACTGAAGAAGAGGAGACAAGACTCTTTTCCCTTGGAGCCAGGCGCTGGGGCACCCGGTGGTCCCACAGGGGCCCCAGGAAGTGGACCTGCGGGAGGGGGCAATGCTGGCAAACTGACCCCGCAAGAGGCCACGGCAGCAGGGAACGGTGCCAGTCGTCCTCCCCTCATGGTGAGCATCGACCTCCAGCAGGCAGGGAGAGCTCACGGCCAGCTTGACCCCTGTCTGGTTGCCCCTGTCCCGGCCCTAGAAGCCCAACGCTGGCCCGAAGAACCAGCTAGCGGGCCCGCCGCCGTAGAAGGTTCTGACACCGCCTCGCGTTTGAATCCGGACGGGCGACCAGAGGTCATCAAGAACAGGGTTGATAAACTTGACGGCAGAAGAGACAGTCGGGAGTCATCCAAACACAGACACGATGACAAGTCTTCAGACAGGCGGGCAGAGATGCCCAAGTCATCAGGCCGAGGGGAACATGGATGGGACAGGGACAGAGAATCTGATAAAGATAAGAGGCATCGGAGCGAAACCGACGATACCCGTTCGAGAAGTGACCGAGATAGGATGGGCTTTCGGGTGGCCTCCGTTGATTGTAGCAGCCATAGGCAAGACGGTCTGAAGCCGGCTGCCACTCCCTCTGGTGCTAAGCTTCCAGATTCTTTCCCCGCTCACCTTCTGGGAGGACAAAGTGGCGCACTGAAGAACTTCCAGATCCCTAAG ATCAACCGCAACAAGCATTGTGAGGTTCCAGCTGAAAGTCACTTATGGGGCCAACCAAAGGTGAAACTGGAGCGCCTGGGTCTGGTGCAGGATTTCGAAAAGAGGCCTAAGCCTGtggtggttttgaaaaagctatCGATGGATCAGATCCACAGAATCATTCGCCACAGCAGGTCTGGAAAGAGCCGCTTCTCGGGAAAGTCTGGCAAAA GTGGCATGGACCCGGCCATTTTGAAGGAACTGCCTCCAGAGTTGCTAGCGGAGATTGAATCGACCATGCCCCTCTGCGAACGAGTCAAAATGAACAAGAGGAAACGGAGTACGATCAACGAGAAGCCCAAATACGCCGAGGTCAGCTCAGATGACGATGCAAACGGAGAAT CTGGAAGGAAGCGTCAGCGTCGGGACAAAGACAGGACATGGGACTTTGAGGAAAGAGAGCGACGGGCCTCAGGGGAACATCGGAGAAGTGGTGCCAAAGAAGGCCGGCGAGGCTCAGGCAGCCGGTACCGGGACTCCTCCGAAGACGATTCGCCGCCTCCCAGCATGAGCGATG TTGCCAGGAAATTGAAGATGAAGGAGAAGCAGAAAAAACGGAAAGCGTATGAACCTAAGCTCACCCAAGAGGAGCTGATGGACTCATCCACATTCAAGAGGTTTTTAACCAGCATAGACAACATCTTGGAGAACCTGGAGGATGTTGATTTCACCACCATGG CAGCAGACGATGATGAGATACCTCAGGAATTGTTACTCGGGAAACACCAATTAAGCGAACTGGGCAGCGAATCCGCCAAAATCAAAGCCATGGGCATCACTGGCAGG ATCCCATCCGACAAGCTGGTGAAGCTGCTCAACATACTAGAAAAAAATATCCAGGATGGAGCCAAGCTCTCCACCATGATGAACCAT GACCACGACGCTGAGGATGAGGAGAGGCTGTGGAGGGACCTCATCATGGAGCGAGTGACCAAGTCGGCGGACGCTTGCCTAACGGCCCTGAACATCATGACGTCGGCCCACATGCCAAAGGCTGTCTACATCGAGGACGTCATCGAGCGGGTGCTGCAGTACACCAAGTTCCACCTGCAGAACACGCTCTATCCGCAGTACGACCCTGTCTACAGGGTGGACCCGCACGGGG GTGTCTTATTAAGCTCCAAGGCGAAGCGCGCCAAATGCTCCACACACAAGCAGCGTGTCATCATCATGCTGTACAACAAAGTGTGTGACGTCGTAAGCAACATCTCTGAGCTACTCGAGATCCAACTGCTCACAGACACCACCATCCTCCag GTTTCTTCAAtgggaatcactccattctttgTGGAAAATGTCAGTGAGCTACAGCTGTGCGCTATTAAACTGGTTACAGCG GTTTTCTCACGTTACGAGAAGCACCGGCAGCTCATTCTGGAGGAAATCTTCACGTCACTGGCCAGGCTGCCCACCAGCAAACGCTCCCTCAGGAACTTCCG GTTGAACAGCTCAGACCAGGATGGAGAACCGATGTACATCCAAATGGTGACCGCCTTGGTGTTGCAGCTCATCCAGTGTGTGGTCCACCTACCCAATGACAAAGACACTTTAGAGGAGTATGACAGCAAG GTGGACCAAGATGTGTTGATTACCAACTCGTATGAGACGGCAATGCGAACAGCGCAGAACTTCCTCTCAGTATTCCTCAAAAA ATGTGGCAGTAAGCAAGGAGAGGAAGATTACCGGCCTCTGTTTGAGAACTTTGTTCAGGATCTACTCTCGACGGTTAACAAACCAGAGTGGCCCGCCGCTGAGCTGCTTCTCAGTCTACTCGGCAGACTCCTG GTGCACCAGTTCAGCAACAAGCAGACAGAGATGGCACTCCGAGTGGCATCTCTAGACTACCTTGGCACCGTGGCTGCCCGCCTGAGGAAGGACGCAGTCACCAGTAGGATGGACCAGCGGTCGATCGATCGTATTCTACAACAG TCTCAGGGCAGTGATGAAACCCAGCAGCTGCAAAAGGCTCTACTGGACTATTTGGAAGAGAATTCTGATACAGATGCATCTCTAGTG TTTGCAAGAAAATTCTACATCGCCCAGTGGTTCCGGGACGCCACGACAGAGGCAGAGAAATCCATGCGGAATCAAAATCCGAAAGAGGACGACTCCTCGGACGGGCCGCAACACGCCAAGGAGATGGAAACCACTGGTGAGATCATGCAGCGCGCTGAGAAGCGCAAGAAGTTTCTGCGCAATATCATCAAGACCACGCCGGCTCATTTTGCTACGCTGAA GATGAACTCCGACACTGTGGACTACGATGACTCGTGTCTGATTGTGCGTTATTTGGCCTCCATGAGGCCGTTTGCACAAAgctttgatatttatttaacaCAG aTATTGCGAGTCCTTGGAGAAAGTGCCATAGCTGTGAGGACGAAAGCCATGAAGTGTCTGTCTGAGGTGGTGGCCGTGGATCCCAGCATCCTGGCGAGG TCCGACATGCAGCGTGGAGTCCATGGCCGCTTGATGGACAATTCCACGAGTGTGAGGGAGGCCGCTGTTGAGCTGCTGGGCAAGTTTGTGCTTAGCAGACCGCAGCTCACCGAGCAGTACTACGACATGCTTATAGAGAGGATCCTG GACACTGGTATCAGTGTAAGGAAGCGAGTGATTAAGATCCTGAGAGACATCTGTTTGGAGCAGCCCACCTTCAGTAAAATCACAGAGATGTGCGTCAGAATGATTCGCAGGGTCAATGATGAGGAAGGAATCAAG AAATTAGTGAATGAGACATTTCAGAAGTTATGGTTCACACCAACTCCAGCCCACGATAAGGAGACCATGACCAGAAAGATCCTCAACATCACTGATGTCGTCGCAGCCTGTCGAGACACCGGCTATGACTGGTTTGAGCAGCTTCTTTCCAAT CTTCTCAAATCCGAGGAGGATGCGGCGTATAAACCTGCCAAAAAGGCCTGCGTTCAGCTGGTGGACAATCTGGTGGAGCATATCTTAAAATACGAAGAGTCTCTCGCAG AGAACAAGGGTGTGAACTCTACCCGCTTAGTGGCCTGCATCACTACCTTGTACCTTTTCAGTAAGATCAGGGCCCAACTCATGGTTAAACACGCCATGACCATGCAGCCTTACTTAACCACCAAGTGTAAC ACTGCCAACGACTTCATGGTCATTTGCAACGTGGCGAAGATGTTGGAGCTGGTCGTGCCTCTGATGGAGCACCCCAGCGAGACATTCCTTGCCACCATAGAGGAGGACCTCATGAAGCTCATCATTAAATATGGCATGACG GTGGTCCAGCACTGTGTCAGCTGCCTGGGTGCTGTTGTCAACAAagtgacacacaattacaaatTTGTCTGGGCCTGCTTCAACAAATTCTATG GTGCACTTAACAAGCTGAAAAGCCAGCATCAAGAAGATCCAAACAGCACAACATTAATTGTAAACAAGCCTTTAATACTGCGATCGCTGTTCACTGTGGGTGCCCTGGGTCGACACTTTGATTTTGACCTGGAGGAGTTCAAAGGCCCTGCCAAG ATCATTATCAAAGAGAAGGTTCTGGAGCTTCTTCTATACTTCACCAAGCATGAGGACGAGGAAGTCAAGACCAAAGCTATCATTGGCTTAG GCTTCCTCGTGATCATGCATCCCAGCCAAATGTTTGTGCCCGAAGTGAAGTCCTTGTACAACGGTATTCTGGCTGACAGTGCCTCATCCATCAACCTCAAAATCCACATCCTGAAAAACCTCCAAACGTACCTACAGGAGGAGGACACAAGGATGCAGGAAGCTGACCGAGAAT GGAAAAAGCTTTCCAAACAGGAGGATCTGAAGGAGATGGGGGACATCTCTTCGGGGATGAGCAGCTCCATCATGCAACTTTACCTGAAGCAGGTTTTGGAGGCCTTCTTCCACACGCAGTCCAGTGTACGGCACTTTGCGCTCAACGTCATCGCACTCACTCTGAATCAGGGCCTCATCCATCCGGTGCAG TGCGTGCCGTATTTGATTGCCATGGGAACTGATCCGGAACCCAGCATGAGGAACAAAGCCGATCAGCAACTGGTGGAAATCGACAAGAAGTACACGGGATTCATCCAT ATGAAGGCCGTGGCTGGGATGAAGATGTCATTCAACTTGCAGCAGTCCATCGAGATTTCTCGGAAGACCATCGTACGAGGTTTCAGGCAGGACGAAACCAACTCAGCTCTCTGCTCCCATCTTTTCTCCATGATCCGCACCAACCGACAACACCGGAGGGCCTTCCTCATCTCGCTGCTGAACCTCTTCGACGACAGCGCG AGGACAGAGGTGAACATGTTGCTGTTCATAGCAGACAACCTAGCCTACTTTCCATACCAAAGCCAGGAGGAACCTCTTTTTATCATGCACCACATAGACATCTGCTTGTCTGTTTCTGGCAGCAATCTTCTTCAGACCTTTACGGAG CTTCTGTTAAAAGAGCCAAGACGGAAAGATAAGGTGAAGGAGTGGAAGAGCACATCAGACGGTGAGGATGACGAGGAAAGAATGAACTGCAACTCCCCTGGGAGCATCGAGGGGCAAAACAGCGAAGATGACGACGTGGTACGGCGGCCCAAAAAGCCCAGAAAACCTGTAGACGACTCAGATAACTCCGAGTCAGACCTCGACGATTTGAACGTGGATGATACAGACAGGGTCATGAGGCGCCTCCCAGACAATCCTGCTAGCCTCTTGGATTTTGCTAACTCTGTTCAAGGCATTTTATTGCTGCTGGTGCTCAAACAGCATCTGAAGAACCAGTATGGGTTCTCAGACGG CAAAATTCAAAAGTACTCGCCAACGGAGTCAGCAAAGGTGTACGACAAGGCGGTGAACCGGAAAGTCAACGTTTACTTCCACCCGCGACAAACCCTCGACTTCATCTCCAACAACATGGCACGTGCCACGCTGACAGAAGATGTCAAGAGGCGAATCGTCAAACAGTACCTCGAT TTCAAGGTCCTGATGGAACATCTCGACCCGgacgaggaggatgaggagggagaAGCGTCGGCAAGCGCCAACATCCGAAACAAAGCCATAAACGCCCTGCTGGGAAGCTCGGGACCCTTGTCGGGGCCCAGTCCACGCAATCAGGCAGGACCAGAGACGGATGATGACTACAGCGACAGTGATGAGCGGACTCCGGGG TCTTCTCGGCGGTCGAGACGAATGGGCGACCCGTCGGACCCGGGCCGAATGAGCGAGACGGTAGAAGTGATGGACGTGATCGCCCTGTGCTGCCCCAAGTACAAGGACCGGCCGCAAATCGCCCGCGTGGTGCACAAGACTCCCAGCGGCTACACCATCCATTGGATGGCCGGCTCCTACTCGGGGCCATGGGCCGAGGCCAAAAAACGCGACGGACGCAAACTGGTGCCTTGGGTGGACACTATCAAGGAGTCGGACGTTATTTACAAGAAGATTTCCTTGACCAGCAACCACAAACTTAGCAACAAAGTAGTACAGACTTTACGCTCGCTGTATGCAGCACGGGAAGGAGGAGCGAGCTAA